The DNA sequence ATAACTAAAGCCTTGCGGGATCTTAAAAATGCATCCCTGAAGTCTGTTTCTCATTCACAGGAATTCACAGAGTGGAGCTAAAGTGGGTCGGGAGAGGTGCCTTGACAATAATCTGGTTTTGAATTTTGCCCCAGGCTAGTTGAGCCAGATAGTACgcattaaaaaacaaagcaaaagcagAGCAATTCAGTTATAGGACCCACACTTACTACAGAGAGCTGCCTATTTAGCAAAAAGTGGTTATGATGGCTTAACGGAGTTTCCTTCTTGAACTAATAAACAAGAGAAGTGTGCATTGGCAGATCCACCATAAGAAGAGTGGGCTACTCTTTTAGACTTGCTGACCAAGGGTAGGTATATATTGGGGGcttgtctccttggatttatgatTTTAGCAAGTTCTTGGTCCGATGATCAGTTTCAGAGTAGAACCCAGTTCCCAGGAACGGAGCCACATCCTCATCagcttgttgtttttttaatagatTGTCACCATATACAATCCCAAGAATAACGAACTTGTCCTATCCTTTCTTGCATTTGTAAAAttgggttaagccatttctgcgcaATGtatcatatatgcaacagggaccaaatgtgtacgcctgtgggctgggcaaaaatgggttaaacatgtTTACAGTGTGAAATCTGAACATTATAAAGGTAAACATACAAAGTCACCACTTTTCCTATTTCTCAGTAAGAGAGGGGGAATGCAAAGAACAATGGCATTTTTATctttataataaaagaaaattaaatgcaACAGTTAAAATAAGTCTGTATTCTACCTGTGTTCTCCCCAGTCAGTAGGGAGACCGACTCCCAACACATTTCTCCATTTACACAATCTCTGGTTCCAGCCTGCTTGAGGAAGGGCCAATCAAGGGTACAAGGCACTTTATTTCAGAACTGTGAAAAATTTCTTTCTAGTTCCTTACAGTCCTAGTAAGGATGCAACAGCGTGACTTTCAGTTGTGGAGGCCTTTCAAGGATCCTTGACTTGTTCAAGCCACCATTTGCTCAATCATTTAATTAAACGACCTAAAATAAACTAGGATCTggacaacattaaaaacaaaaaaacaccagcagTCTTGCGTGTCATTTTAAGACAGCCAAGAAGCGCATGAAACAGAGAGGTAGAAGGAGAAGAGGGAAATGCATCCAATTCCAGAGCAAGCAAGGAGAGGATGTTTGGAGAAGCAGTATCAATAGTTAAGGGAAGGGATAAGGTAGAATACATGAGCACTGGCTTACTTGGGATTCTCTAGggactggaggggaaaacatGCAGCAGTTCCTGTCTACTAGATTGGAACTCTCAAGAGCTTGATCTGCAGGGGAGGAAGTGCTcctttgccacacacacacacacttcttcctTCCCCTCCAAAGCAGAATGTATGGCAAGTGCAGAGGAATCTTGTAGGGAGGTGGCTCAGCCCCCTCCAGTTCTTAGGGAACCTTCATGTAAGGACCTCTGTGCAGCGTCTGATGCCTCTTTTCCCCTTGCAGATGCCTGAACCTGGAGAGAGCCACTGACAGGATGTTTGCTATCCACCCTCTCAATACCTCCCAGACACCTCCTGCCACCACTGCAGTGAACTCCTCCAGTCATCCTGAGCTGGTGAAGACTCCAGCAAGTGCTCCTTCTCCTGCCGCTCCCATTTTCTCTATGACCTTGGGTGCCATCTCCAATGTTGTGGCACTGGTTATCCTGGTACAGTCCTACACCCGCTTCCGGCGCCGCTCCAAGGCCACATTCCTGCTTTTTGCCAGCAGTTTGGTGATCACTGATCTGGCCGGCCATGTCATTCCAGGCTCCTTTGTGTTGCGTCTCTATGCCACACGGAAGGGCTGGGCAGCCATGGACCCCTCTGGGGCCTTCTGCCAATTCTTTGGCGCCTCTATGGTATTTTTTGGATTGTGTCCACTCTTTCTGGGCTGCATAATGGCAGTGGAGCGCTGTGTGGGTATCACTCGTCCTTTGTTGCATGCTGCCCTGGTAACACCAGGTCGAACAAAGCTCTCCTTGCTCGGACTGTGGGCAACTGCCCTGGCCATTGCCTTGATGCCTCTCTGCTACTTTGGGAAGTACGCAATCCAGGCCCAAGGCACCTGGTGTTTCATCAATGTACGAGAGGCAGAAACCTGGCCTGAGGTGACTTTTGCCCTGCTCTTCTCCTTGCTGGGCTTAGCCTCGCTGCTGATCGCTCTCCTCTGTAACACATTCAGCGGACTCATCCTGGTACGGGCCAGGCTCCGTGGCCAGCGCAAATGTGGCTACCGGCGGGCCAAAGCCCATGACATCGAGATGGTGGTGCAGCTGGTGGGAATCATGGTGGTTTCCTGCATCTGCTGGAGTCCCTTGCTGGTGAGTGGGAGAAGAATAGCAGGTTGGGGACTGAAAGAGCAGAACCATTGCAAGGGATCAGATGAGTAGGGAGGGGAATGACAGCAGTGGTGCAGCACAGCAAGGCGGCACTGTTCTTGTGGGAATTTGTGAGGTCAACAGAGTGGGTGGCTAACTGAGTCTCATGATATGTGGAACTCGATGCCTTGTGGAGGAATGGGACCCTCTGATCAGGGAAGGTGTTTTCCAGGAAggttcaaaacaaaaaaaatgttctggcATCTGTAGCACTGAGAGGCCAAAGCATCAGCTCAAACTGATGCATGACGCTCAGGATATCTGTGAAGCAAATTTGGTACGTTCTCTTCTCCCTTGAGATCCAAAGAATGGACCAAACTTCTTTGTCTTATTGAGCTCTTGGAGgctgaggaccaaatcctatccaactttctagcactgacagaTGCAatacagccctaaggtaagggaacaaatgatcccttattttgaggaggcctccgtcactgcctcccccaccacaggatgcagctcatggcctattggcatggctgcattggtactagaAAATTGGACCGGATTGGACCCTGAGAGTCAATTGTAAGCTGATTGGGTGAGGATAGCATAGTGACGACACCTGCAGATTCAATCTGGAGGAAGTGGTGGATGTGCAAGGGATCCTGCTACTGTTTCCAGTGTCTTGGGTCACTGGATGAAGGTGGTCAGTAGGAAGATTTGAGCATACCTTAAAGTCCTGTCCTCTCACAGCTgtattttcccccctttccctctcccagGTCTTTGTCATCTTGTCAGTGAGCAACTCTCACAGGACTCTTGACTATAAGCACCTGCTATTCCTTGGTGTGCGCTTGGCCTCCTGGAACCAGATCCTGGACCCCTGGGTGTACATCCTGCTACGACGTGCAGTGTTGCGCAAGCTCCTTGCTCTATTCTTACGGCGTCCTGATCTAAAAGGAATGCATTTTGACCGCTGGGAGGCCAGTTCCTTCCAAAGCTCTGAGCGCAGTGTTGCAGCTGGCCGCCTCTAGTACTGGCTGGAGCAAGCAGGGGCAACTTTCCTCTGAAGACCTCTTTAGAAGCACTTAGCACATGCCTTGGAGCCAATCGCTGAGATTTGGGATTCCAGGCCCTTGCTGGTAGTGCTGTGGCACAGGAGCCAACATGGCAGGCTAAACTGACTCTGATACAAGTGAGTGATGGGCTCCAAGATTGTGGAGCAGCTCCCTGCCTGGCTTTGGGACTTCCTTGTGAATAAGAGGCACTGGATCCTTTTTGGAGATGGGTCAAAGAATAGTGATACTCTGAGGGAAGAAGTCATAGCTCACTAGTGGAGCATAACCTTTGCATACAAGAGGTTCTGGATTCATTTCCTGATACTTCTGAtaaagta is a window from the Tiliqua scincoides isolate rTilSci1 chromosome 2, rTilSci1.hap2, whole genome shotgun sequence genome containing:
- the PTGER1 gene encoding prostaglandin E2 receptor EP1 subtype, whose amino-acid sequence is MFAIHPLNTSQTPPATTAVNSSSHPELVKTPASAPSPAAPIFSMTLGAISNVVALVILVQSYTRFRRRSKATFLLFASSLVITDLAGHVIPGSFVLRLYATRKGWAAMDPSGAFCQFFGASMVFFGLCPLFLGCIMAVERCVGITRPLLHAALVTPGRTKLSLLGLWATALAIALMPLCYFGKYAIQAQGTWCFINVREAETWPEVTFALLFSLLGLASLLIALLCNTFSGLILVRARLRGQRKCGYRRAKAHDIEMVVQLVGIMVVSCICWSPLLVFVILSVSNSHRTLDYKHLLFLGVRLASWNQILDPWVYILLRRAVLRKLLALFLRRPDLKGMHFDRWEASSFQSSERSVAAGRL